In the Armatimonadota bacterium genome, GGGACGGCCAGCAGCAGTCGATGGACGACGTACCGGCCCACCGTCTGTCCCCCGCGGCTGTCTCCCGGCGCGGCCCGCCCGGTGCCTGCCTTACCGCAACCAGACCTGGCGCAGGTCGAAGTTCCACGAGGGCGGCGCCACGAAGTTCTGTACCTTCGCCCGGTAGGCGATCGGGCTCCGATCGTGGCAGACGAAGATCCACGGCGCGTCGTCGGTGATGAGCTTCTCGGCCTGGCGGTAGAGCTGCAGCCGCCGGGCCTCGTTCAGCTCGCGTCGGGCCTGATCCAACAGGCGGTCCACCTCGGGGTTCTTGTACCAGGTGCGGACGTTGCCCTTGGGCGGGTGCAGGTCGGAGTGGAACATGCTCTCCAGCCACCACGGGTCGTTGCTGCTCCACGACGTCTGCAGCGCCGACGTCTCGTCGTCGAGCCCCAGCCGCGCCTTGGCGATGAACGCGCCGAACTCCAGCACCTCGAAGGACACGCGAATGCCCACGTCCCGCAGGTTGGCCTGGATGTACTCGTTCATGGGCGTCGGTACCATCATGCCCGTGCCGCTGGCGGGGTAGAAGCACTTCATCTCGAACCCGTTGGGGAAGCCCGCTTCGGCCAGCAACCGGCGGGCCCGGGCGGGATCGTAGGTGTAGCCTGCGACGTTGTCCTTGGCGTAGCCCGGGTTGCCGGGCGGGAACGGTCCCTTGGCCACCGTCGCCGTGTTCCGCAGGATGTCCTTCACCAGCCCCTCGCGGTTGACGGCGTAGTTCATCGCCTGACGCACGCGCTTGTCCTTCGTGGGCGTCGCCCGGCAGTTCAGCATCCAGAACCAGATGTGCGGCGGGCCCGCAAAGGCCACCTGGATGCTGCGGTTGAACCGCAGCTGGTGCACGGAGTCGGGTGGGATCACCACCATCACGTCGACCTCCCCGGCGACCAGGGCGGCCACCCGTGACGCCGCCTCGACGATGGGGCGGATGACCACGCGGTCCAGCAGTGGCGCGCCGCCCCAGTAGTCGGGGTTGCGCTCGAGCACCACCTTGACGCCGCGCTCCTGCTCGACGAACTTGAACGGGCCGCTGCCGACCGGCGCCAGCGCGAACCGATCCTTGCCCAGGCGGCGCATCGCCGTGGGGCTCACGATGCCCGTGGTGCGGGTCGCCAAGTTGCGCAGCAGCGACGGGAACGGTTCGCTCAG is a window encoding:
- a CDS encoding ABC transporter substrate-binding protein, yielding MTDERADRATALTRRDLLRYGATGAGALLTAPAWTRLAAAGPQPVLEPKKGGTLVIAWEADPGVLVPGLSTGGATVRALVLLYDSLVHEDLTKPAGQVDSPPITPGLAERWTISPDGMTYTFFLRRGVKFHDGTEVDAEAVKFNFDRAIDERHPFFDATLRSINFSLVGYRVIKETRVVDRYTFQLVLSEPFPSLLRNLATRTTGIVSPTAMRRLGKDRFALAPVGSGPFKFVEQERGVKVVLERNPDYWGGAPLLDRVVIRPIVEAASRVAALVAGEVDVMVVIPPDSVHQLRFNRSIQVAFAGPPHIWFWMLNCRATPTKDKRVRQAMNYAVNREGLVKDILRNTATVAKGPFPPGNPGYAKDNVAGYTYDPARARRLLAEAGFPNGFEMKCFYPASGTGMMVPTPMNEYIQANLRDVGIRVSFEVLEFGAFIAKARLGLDDETSALQTSWSSNDPWWLESMFHSDLHPPKGNVRTWYKNPEVDRLLDQARRELNEARRLQLYRQAEKLITDDAPWIFVCHDRSPIAYRAKVQNFVAPPSWNFDLRQVWLR